In Planococcus shixiaomingii, the DNA window AGCATTGTTCCGAACATTTTCGGCCAGTATAAGTGCGTACCTGCAAAGATAGCAAGTACTACCCCACCAACGATAACGTAATGGAAATGCGCAACGATAAAGTAAGAATCGTGCAATTGGTAATCTAGAGGCGCAATTGCCTGCATGATACCTGTTACCCCACCCGCTACGAACGAAGGGATAAATCCGATGGCATATAACATTGGAGTAGTAAAGGAAATGCTTCCTCCCCAAATCGTCAGCAGCCAATTGAAGATTTTCACACCTGTCGGTACAGCAATAATCATAGTTGCTAATGCGAAAATAGCGTTAGCTGTAGGCCCAAGACCAACTGTAAACATATGGTGAGCCCAAACCATGAAACCGTAGAATCCGATTAGGATCGTTGCAAATACAAGTGCAGTATAACCGAACAAACGTTTGCGAGAGAAAATCGCAAAGATTTCCGAGAAAATACCGAAAGCCGGCAAAATCAAAATGTAAACTTCCGGGTGACCGAAAATCCAGAACAAATGCTCCCAGATGATCGTGTTACCGCCAGCAGCTACATTAAAGAAATTTGCTCCGAACATGCGGTCAAAAACCATGAAGAAAATCGCAATTGTAAGCGGTGGGAAAGCCAATAAAATTAATGCAGAAGCAACAAAAGTTGTCCATGTAAATAAAGGCATTCTCATATAAGTCATTCCTGGGGCACGCATGTTAATGATTGTGACAAGGAAGTTAATCCCTGAAATCAATGTACCAAAACCAGAAATTGTCAATCCTAGTGCGTAAAAATCAATACCGTGGCTTTCAGACGCAAGTGCCAGTGATGCGTAGTTTGTCCAACCTGCATCAGGAGCTCCACCTAAGAACCATGAAAGGTTTAAGAAAATTCCCCCGAAGAAGAATAGCCAAAACCCAAGTGAGTTCAAGAACGGGAAAGCTACGTCACGCGCGCCGATTTGCAAAGGCATTATAGCGTTCATAAATCCTAGTAATAACGGCATAGCTGCCAAGAAAATCATCGTTGTACCATGCATGGTCATAACTTCGTTGTATGTTCCGGCACTTAGAAAATCGTTTCCAGCTTTCATCAGCTGAATACGAATCATCATCGCCTCTATTCCTCCGACCAGGAAGAAAAATCCACCTGACATGAGATAGAGAATAGCGATTTTCTTATGGTCCACAGTTGTTAGGAAATCCCATACTGTAGCGCCGAAGCCATTTTTTTGAGCGATAGAACTCACGATGTAAACCTCCCTTTTTTAAGCTTCGATTCTTTTACTTTTCAACAGACAAGCTCATCAAATATGCAGCTAGCGCATCAAGTTCTTGCTCAGATACTTCTTTGCCGCCATTCAATTCTTTAACTTCCGGCATTAAGTTGCCTGGCTTGTATGTCTGTGGAGTTTTAATCCAGTTTTTCAAGTTTTCTTCGTTGTGCTCCAAAATACCGGCAACGCGGTTGCGGTCACCGAAAGTTGCTAAGTTCGGTCCAACTGCAACATTGCCTTTTCCAACAGCAGAGGTAGCGTGGCAAGAAATACAACCTAAGCCGTCTTGCCCAAACAATTGTTCTCCTGTAGTAGCAAGCTCGTCAGTCGGAGCAGCAGGTTCTTCTTTCATAGCAGTTACCCACTGATCGAAGTCATCAGGGTTCATCGTTTTAACTTTGAAATCCATCAATGCGTGTGAAGGGCCGCAAAGCTCAGCACATTTACCGTAGAACACGCCATCTTCTAATTCAGAAGATTCTTGGTCAAACGTTAAATAGAACGTATTGGTGTTTTCAGGGTTGGCATCAATTTTACCACCGATTGAAGGAATCCAGAAGGAGTGTTTAACATCGGCAGAAACAACGTTAAAATAAACGCGCTCGTTAGTTGGAACGACCAATTCCTGCGAAGTTACAATTCCATGCTCAGGATATTCAAATTCCCACCAGTAAAGTTTAGCGACAACATTGACCGTTAAGTTGGTCATAGAACCATCTTCCGCTGCAACGTCCATTGTCCGCGTATCAGCCAAATCAAAAGTCTGATAAACAGTAGGAATCGCAATAATGATGATCAAAACGATTGGAATTGCAGTCCATAAGAATTCAAGTTTTGCGCTTCCTTCTACTTGCTCAGGAATTAAGTCATCCCCAAGTTTCGAGCGGCGGAACTTTGTTATTGCCAATACAAAAATGATCGTTACGACAATAATTACAAATAGCATGACCACAGAAGACAAGATCAGTAGGTTAAACTGTTCTTGAGCTACTCCACCGGCCGGTATTAGTGTGGAGATCTCTTCTCGCCCACATCCCGCAAGAAAGAAAATCAAGGCGGCCATCAATGTAAATAGACGCCACTTTTTAAGCCCGTTTATCATAGCTTTTCATACCCCTCTCTCATATAAATAATTTTGTTCTGTGATAATGGAAATTAAACGAAGACTGCGAAGATGATCATCGATACAAATAAGATGGTCATATAATTCAATGAATAAATGAACATTGTCTTCGCCCATTTCAGATCATCCTTCACTTTAAATCCTTTTATAGCAAGTACTAGCCAGCCAAGATTCAAAAGGGAAGCAAGAATGATGAAGCCCATTCCGAGATCCATTAACAGGAATGGCAGAGGGAACAGCAGTAAAACCCATGCAAGCATTGATTTTTTAGTTCGGTGGAATCCTTTTACCACTGGAAGCATCGGGATGCCTGCGGCACGATACTCTTCTGTACGTTTCATTGCTAACGCATAGAAATGAGGCGGCTGCCAGACGAACATGATTAAGAACAATGCCCATGCGCCCATTCCAAGTGCCGGTTCAACTGCAGCCCAGCCAATAAGCGGCGGGATTGCTCCCGAGATGCTCCCTACGATTGTATTGCTGACATGTCTTCTTTTCGACCACATGGAATAGAGGACGACATAAGCCAAGATTCCTGCTATTCCAAGAAAGCCAGCTGATACGGATGCAGAGAACAAAAATAGTTCGCCTAAAACAATGAAAGATAAAGCGAGTGCCAATACAGCAGATGGCTTAAATCTTCCAGTCACGGTCGGACGCGACCTTTTGCTCGCCATCAACGGATCGATATCTGTGTCAATGTAGTTATTCATCGCGGCAGAACCTGCTATTATTAATGCGGACCCGACCAAGGTGTAGGCGAGGATGTCCAGCTCTTGCAGGAAATGCCTGTCGGAAAACTGAAACGCTAACCACATTCCGGTAAACACGGTTATTAAATTGGAATTTACTATTCCTATTTTAATAAGTGCTAAAAAATCACTTAGGAATGTTGTTGTTTCCGGTGTCTGATGAACATCCGCAGACAATGACCGGCCGTTTGACATAGTATCCCCTCCTTTCAAAGTTGTAAGCATATTCCGCTAACCATAACTATATCTAAATTCCAGTTTTATTTCTACCGCAAACTGAAATTTCATGATAAAAGCAATGATCTTCAAGTCATCAAACTCAGAAATACGCTCCTCCTATCATACATTAGAGTTCGCAAGTTTTTAATATAGAAAAATAATAGTTTTTGAACAGTTTGTGAAGGTAGCACTTATTATGTCTAAATCTTGAAAGTTTCGGGTATTCGGGATTTCCCGTTGTGTTTTAAGGTAACTTTCGCTATCATCTAGTATGCAGGATACGGACGTTTTAGAAGTTTTTATAGAAAAAGTAGGTGGCATACTTGCAGCAAAGTAAATATATAAAATGGTTTGCAGTAGCAGCGACCATAGGAATGCTCTTAATCCTTCTTGGAGGAGCCCTCGTTACAAAAACAGACAGCGGCATGGGGTGCGGCCGACATTGGCCAGGTTGCAACGGATCGCTAATACCAGATGAAATTACAGCCGAAGTCTTGATCGAGTTCTCCCATCGACTCGTTACAGGAATTGTCGGCATTTTAATTGTTGTATTGGCGGTATGGGCTTGGCGAAAATATGGCCATATCCGCGAAACCAAATTTTTATCTGTCATGGCGATTTTCTTTTTAGTGCTGCAAGCTCTAATCGGAGCTGCTCAAGTTAAATGGGGACAAGGCGACTTTATCCTTGCACTTCATTTTGGCATTTCCCTGATTTCGTTTGCATCCGTTCTATTATTGACATTATTGGTATTTGAAGTGGATCAGAAATTTGACGCAGGCCGCGTTAAGATTGGCAACAAATTAAAATTCCATACCATCGGGGTTACTTTGTATTCATATATTGTTGTTTATACAGGTGCGCTTGTGCGCCATACAGATTCAAGCTTGATTTGTTCTGACTGGCCGCTGTGCCGCAATGACCAATTCGCTCTTCCGGGCAATATGTATGAATGGGTTCAGATGGGCCACCGGATGGCAGCAGGATTGATCGTCATCTGGCTCGGTTATATCGCATGGCACGCCTTTAAGCACTATCGGGATCAGAAAGTTATTTACATCGGCTGGCTGACGGCGTTTATCATTGTTCTGCTTCAAGCGACAACTGGTATGCTCGTTGTTCTGACCAAATTGAATTTGGCTGTTGCCCTTCTCCATTCGTTGCTTATTTCCATGTTATTCGGATTGCTGTGTTATATGGTGCTGCTTGTTTCTCGCAGTCTATCAGCAAAAGTAAAATAAAAAACTGCAGGCCCTCATTCAAATGAGCTGCCTGCAGTTTTTTTTGCACTCATACAAAAACCTGTCCAGATAAATCTGGACAGGTTTTTTATTTAACAATTAAGCAAGAGTAAAGTGCTCATCTTTTTAATGTCTATCCATTTCAATCAACAGGTCTCCAGTAGAGATGCCATCGCCAGCATTGACATAGATTTCTTTAATGGTGCCATCAAATGGCGCTTGGACGGTTGTTTCCATCTTCATGGCTTCTGTTACAAGCAGATGGTCCCCACGGTCTACTTTCGCCCCTTTTTCAGCAACAACTTTCAAGACCGTCCCCGGCATTGTGGCTGCGATATGGGTTTCGTTTGTAGGATCCGCTTTCTGTTTCGCTGTCACATCTGTCTCGACAGTCATATCTTGAATATTCACTTCACGCGACTGGCCATTCAGTTCGAAATAAATGGTCCGTTTGCCGTCTTTTTGCGGTTCGCCGATGGAAACCATTTTAATCATCAACGTTTTCCCTTTTTCGATTTCAACTTCAATTTCTTCTCCAAGTCTCATACCGTAAAGGAAAGTCAGCGTATCTAAGACAGAAACGTTGCCAAACTGTTTGTACGTAGTGGTATATTCTTCAAATACTTTCGGATAGAGCGCATATGCCAATACTTCTTGGCTCGTTACCGGTCGTTCCAGCTGGTCGAACAATGTTCGCTTGATCGCGTCAAAATCGGCTGGCTCAAGCAATTCGCCTGGGCGAACTGTTATCGGCTGCCGGTCCTTCAAAACGACCTCCTGCAATTCTTTCGGGAAACCGCCATACGGTTGCCCAATATACCCTTCAAAGAACTCGATGACCGACTCCGGAAAATCAATTGTTCTTCCTTTTGTCAAAACCGTATATTCATCTAAATCGTTTTGAACCATGAACAACGCCATGTCCCCGACAACTTTTGATGAAGGCGTCACTTTGACAACATCGCCGAACAACAAGTTGACCCGAGAATACATGGATTTTACTTCTTCCCAGCGCATGCCAAGCCCAACACCTTTTGCTTGCTGCTGAAGGTTGCTGTACTGGCCTCCTGGCATTTCATGCACGTAAATTTCAGAATGCGGGCTGTTCATGCCACTTTCGAAATCAGAATAGTATTTACGGACATCTTCCCAGTAATGGGAAATCTGCTCGAGCGCATTGATGTCAGTTCTGACTTTGCGATCGCTTCCGCTCATTGCGTAATACAAAGAGTTTGCGCTTGGCTGGGAAGTCAAACCAGACATCGAACCAAGAGCTGTATCCACGATATCGACTCCCGCTTCAATTGCTTTTGCGTACAAGTAAATGCCGTTTCCGCTCGTATCGTGAGTATGAAGATGGATCGGCAAGGACGTTGTATCTTTCAGTTCTGAAATCAAACGATAAGCAGCTTCGGGTTTCAATAAGCCAGCCATGTCTTTGATCGCCAGAATATGGGCACCGGATGCTTCCAGTTCTTTCGCCATTTTTTTATAATAGTCCACTGTGTATTTATCACGGCTCGGGTCGAGGATATCGCCCGCATAGCAGATCGCCGCTTCAGCCACTTTTCCGGATTGGCGTACTTCGTCAATCGCTACTTCCATTCCTTTGATCCAGTTTAAGCTATCGAATATACGGAAGACATCGATGCCAGCATCGGCTGAATTGCGAACAAATTCACGGATGACATTATCCGGGTAATTTTTATAGCCGACTGCGTTAGCTCCGCGGAACAGCATTTGGAATAAAACGTTTGGAATTTCTTTGCGCAGTTTGATCAACCGCTGCCAAGGATCTTCTTTCAAGAAGCGGTAGGACACATCGAAAGTTGCCCCTCCCCACATTTCAAGTGAGAATAAATCGCTTTGCAGGCGAGCTGTCTCTTTTGCAATTTCAAACATATCGTATGAACGCAGACGAGTAGCAAGCAGCGATTGATGAGCGTCTCGGAAAGTTGTGTCAGTTAAAAGCACTTCTTTTTGATCGTGGATCCACTGGGTTAAGCCTTCTACTCCGTGTTCATCCAATATTTGTTTTGTGCCGCTTGGCGCTGGAGCAGACAAATCCACTTGCGGTTTTCTAGGATGGGTAAAGATTGGCTTCTTTTTCTTCTCGATGCCCGGGAAGCCGTTAACTGTGACATTGCCGATATAACTCAACAATTTTGTGCCTCGGTCTTGGCGTACCGGGAAGATGAACAATTCAGGCGTCGAATCGATAAAACTTGTATCGAATTCGCCTTTTAAGAAGTTCTCGTGTCTAACAACGTTAGCCAAGAAAGGAATATTGGTTTTAATTCCGCGGATCCGGAACTCCTGCAAGTTACGGTCCATTTTCGCGGCGGCTTCATTAAACGTGACGCCCCATGTTGAGCATTTCACCAGCAAAGAATCATAATACGGCGTTATAACGGCCCCTTGGAAACCATTTCCGGCATCTAAACGGACGCCAAAACCGCCGCCCGAACGGTAAACCATCAGTTTACCGGCATCCGGCATAAAGTCATTTAACGGATCTTCAGTTGTTACGCGCGATTGGATGGCGAAACCAAACAACGGAATATCCGCTTGGAGCGGGATGTTGATTTCTTTACTGTGAAGCGTATGGCCTCTGGCAATATTGATTTGGGCATGGACAATATCAATACCTGTAACCATTTCCGTTATAGTATGCTCCACCTGAATCCGCGGATTTACTTCTATGAAATAAAATTCATCATTGGCTACCAAGAATTCCACGGTGCCAGCATTTATGTAATCGATGTTTTTCATCAGCTTGACAGCGGCTTCACAGATTTCGTTCCGCAACTTGTCACTGATTGAATTGGATGGTGCAATCTCCACTACTTTTTGATGGCGGCGCTGAATCGAACAATCACGTTCGTATAGATGGATGACGTTGCCATCCGTGTCACCTAAAATTTGCACTTCAATGTGCTTTGGTTTTTCAACAAATTTTTCAACATACATTTCATCAGAGCCAAAAGCAGCTTTTGCTTCGGACTTTGCCCGTTCATAAGACGATGCAAGTTCTTCTCGTGTTCTGACGATGCGCATACCGCGCCCACCGCCGCCAAGGGAAGCTTTGATCATTAATGGGAATCCTGCTTCTTCACTGAATGCTACCACTTCTTCGAGCGATTCCACCGGACCGTCTGTACCTGGGATTACCGGAATTCCGGCTAAAATTGCTTGTGTACGCGCTTTAACTTTGTCCCCGAACATATCCAAATGACGGGAAGTCGGACCGATAAACACGATGCCTTCTTCTTCGCATCGGCGGGCAAAATGGACGTTTTCCGATAAAAACCCGTATCCCGGATGAACGGCATCCACGTCAGAATCTTTTGCGATACGGATGATATCTTCAATATCCAAATACGCATCAATCGGCTTTTTTCCTTTTCCGACCAAATAAGATTCATCGGCTTTAAAGCGATGATAAGATCCACTGTCCTCTTGCGAATAAATTGCAACTGTCCGAAGATTCAGTTCGGTACAAGCGCGGAAAACCCGGATAGCGATTTCCCCACGATTTGCTACTAAGATTTTGTTGATTGTCTTCACTCCGCAGCACACCCTTTACTTTTTCAATTTTTCAGCTTTGTGGAACATGGAAACATTCATCAATACTCCCATAGCTAAAGATAACAAAATTATAGAGGTTCCGCCATAGCTGATAAATGGAAGTGTTACACCTGTAAGCGGGATAAGCCCTGTCAACCCACCCAAATTGACGAAAGTCTGGATTCCGATCATGCTGGCAACACCAGCTGCTAGCATTCTCGCCAGCGGGTCTTTTGTCGTCATGGCAATTGAAAGTCCGCGAAGAACAATGAAAGCCAAACCGACCAAGACAAAAGCTACACCGAAGACGCCTAACTCCTCAGCGATGACAGACATAATAAAATCTGTATGCGGTTCCGGCAAATAACCCAGCTTTTGGATTGACTGCCCAAGGCCTAGTCCACTTAAGCCGCCAGATCCGATAGCTAAATAACCGTTAACGATTTGCATCCCGAATCCCAATTCATCCTGGAACGGATTAAAAAATGCATCAAGCCGGCCTAGCCGTTTTTCAGTAAAAATCTGGTCTTGCGCAAAAATGATCATTGGCAAAATAAATAACGCAGCCCCGGCAACGACGATTGAGGCCAATTTCAGATACAACTTAAACCGAATGCCGCTCGCGAGCATAACGCATAAGCCAACTGCTCCAATAATGAGCATAGATCCTAAATCCGGTTCCAAGAAGACTAAAAACAGAACAAGTGTCAAGACAACTACCGGAGGGGCAATTGATTCGTTAAAATTATTGATCATGCCTTTTTTATTTTTATTAGCGAATACTCCTGCTAAATAAAGGATGATGCCTACTTTCGCCACTTCTGAAGGTTGAATACTCGCAAATCCTAAATCGATCCAACTCTTGGCACCGCCGCCTGCATAGCCAATTATGTGAACTAAGACCAGTCCGATAAAAATTACAGCCAGTATAAGCTTCATCATGCCTTTTCTGCTGAAATGCTTATACGGGAAAAGCGCAGAAATGGCAAAAATCGGAAACGCCAAAGACAAGTTCACTAGTTGTTGCTTGTAAAAATGGTTGGCTTCCCATCCGTAGACATTTACAGCCCAGGCCATACTTGCACTGTAAATCATGACCAGACCGAATAACGATAAAGCTATGTATGTAAAAAACAGGGGATAATCAAAATGTTTCGCATATCTCTTGATGTATTGTCTCATTGCCTATTACCTCTTTTACTTTATGGGTTTAGTAAAAAAACTCAAACAAAGTTCGTTTGAGTTTGAAGTCATTTATTCGTATACGCTTCCAACAAAAGAGATAGTTTCTTTTCAAGCGTATCTATTAAATTCTTGCCGGTTTCACGTTCGATCAAGCCTAATTTAACGGCAAAATCAATTTCGCGCGATAAACCGAACATTTGTGTATCGAGAACTTCTTCATATAAGGGGCATGATGGCAATGTCAAATTGTCCATTTGGACTTTGATTAATTGCTCAATTTTTTCTGCATCTGCTTTGAGGAGTTCTAACGCTTTTAGCTGATATGTTTGTTCTTCTGTATGTTCCATGAGGACTCCCCCATTTAATGATATTTCATGTTCAGTGACTTGTTTAAAGTGTATATGCTAGCCAGTAAAATTGCAAGCCTCTATCTTCTCCAGAATTAATCCCTTTGGGAATTTGCAAGGAAACGGTATACTGATTAAGAGAAACTTCGTTCAGTGAAGGATGTACTCGGGTTTTTACGGTCAGTTGCCTTCCATTCGGTGAAGCGGAAAGCTAACAGACCGTTAAAACGGGATAAAAGATGGATAATTTTAATGGAGGGTTCAGAATGGAATTCATAATACCGTTTAAAGGCGAAGTAAAGTATAAAATTACACTCGATCCGACAGTTTGGATTTTTGATGATCGAAAAATCGATTTGGAGACCTATTTTGTTGAAACAAGAGTCGAGCGCGATGAACTTGAAGAATACAAACGCGGCATGGGCGAACATTGGTCGCGCGAGATCATGGAAGGCGCGACGGTACCTCCAACATTAAATTCAGAAAAGACCTATAATAGGAAAGAAAAAAATGAAATGATGGTCGGCACGTTCGGCATGATCTTCAAGCCGTTTCTGGAAAATGCAGAACCAACCCAACAAGCAAGCCAGGTGGTAATTGAAACGTCTAACGGCGAGCAGGCTTTTACTTTAGCAGAAGCTAAAGAACTGATTTTCAAATTCAGCCAGGAAGGCAAGCCGTTGAAAGATGATGGCCCCGTCCATGTGCTATTGCCGGATGGATCGAATCAGCACAATCCCATCACGGATATCATTGCGATTCGAGTTGAATAGGAGAGGTAAACTATGCGCGTACAATGTGTAATTTGTGACAAAATTGAAGAGCTTAACGATGATACTCTTCAAGCAAAACGTTTGCGGAACAGACCTATCCATACGCATATGTGTGATGCATGCCATGACCGCATCTCGGAACGGACAAAGGAACGGTTAGCGACCGGCTCATTCCGGTTTTACCGCAGTTCCCGCAGGATTGAGGATGACTTCTGATGAAGCTGCTCAAGGGCATCTGGATCGGTTTTTGGAGCGGCCTCGTCATCGGATTTTTGCTGAAGTGGATTCAATCGATTACCGGTGTTAAAGTTTACTCTTTGCTTTTGAATGTCGATTTTATACCAATTATTGGATCGGTTAACTGGTCAGAACCTGCTGAATTTTCGTTCCACATCGTCACATCGCTGATTTTCGGAATCATATATGTCTATCTGGCGAAACGGCGGCCATATCCCTTTGGGCAATTGGTATTATTCAGTTTAATCTTGTGTGTGCCGCTTTATTTGCTTTATTTTCCACTTGCGGTTTTAGCAGTAAATCCGACATTGCCTGGAGTGGCTGATGGGGAAGCCATTCTTTATTGGATTTTTGCCCATTTGGCCTACGCTTTGGCTTTGCCGATTCTTTATAAAATATTTGAACGAAAAAACGCTGCTTCTCAATGAGAAGCAGCGTTTTCGCGTTTTTCGCGCCATAATCGAATTTTATACAAAATCAAAATCAGTGCTGCAATTATCAGCCCTTCTACAACCGGCAGGAACAGAGCCAAGAATGTAAGCCCAAGCCCACCTACTAGTAGAAACAAAGCGATAACAGCGTTTTTACCGATCGATAGTTTTTTGGCAAAGCCTAATTTGTAAACAAATGCTGAGAGCAGGAAGATGACGGCAAAAAGCGCATATCCTGCAATCTCGAAGTTCGGCATTGTCTCATATAAAAACCGGGCTAACGGATACATCCTATCATAGACAAAAGCTTGATCGCCCATGGATTATACATCCTTCCCATTCATTTATTCTTCGATAGCAACTTTCTTTTTCTTAGCCATGCGCTCACGTTCGTTTTTATCAAGAATCTTTTTGCGCAGACGGATGGTTTGTGGAGTAATTTCACAATACTCATCGTCATTCAAGTATTCTAGTGCTTCCTCAAGACTCATCAAACGCGCTTTTTTCATAGTCGTTGTCTGGTCTTTGTTAGCTGAACGGATATTTGTTGCCGCTTTGATTTTTACGATGTTTACAGTCAAATCGCTGTCGCGGTTATGTTCGCCGACGATCATACCTTCGTAGATTTCAGCCCCTACTTCAACAAAAGCAGTTCCGCGGTCTTCGATGCCCATTAGGCCGTAAGTTGAAACTTTTCCGCGCTCCATGGAAACCAATACACCTTGACGGCGTCCGCCTACGCGGCCTGAAGCAACTGGCTGGTAGCTGTCAAATGTGTGGTTGATAATTCCGTAACCACGAGTTTGTGTCAAGAATTCAGTCGTGTAACCGATCAAGCCTCGTGCTGGTACATTAAATACCAAACGAACTTGTCCGCTTCCGTTGTTGACCATATCAAGCATTTCACCTTTGCGCTCACCAAGAGATTCGATGATTGCACCAGTATATTCTTCCGGTACGTCAACTTGTACACGTTCAACTGGTTCACAGCGAACGCCATCCACCATACGGACAATTACTTCTGGTTTAGAAACCTGAAGCTCGAATCCTTCACGGCGCATGTTCTCGATCAAGATCGACAAATGCAATTCTCCGCGTCCGGAAACAATCCACGCATCGGGGGAATCTGTGTTTTCTACACGCAGGGATACGTCCGTCTGCAATTGTGCATCCAAACGTTCCTGTATTTTTCTAGAAGTGATCCATTTGCCTTCTTTACCAGCAAACGGGCTATTGTTAACAAGGAACGTCATTTGCAAAGTCGGTTCGTCAATGCGAAGAATCGGCAATGCTTCTTGGTGGTCTGCTGGACAAACCGTTTCCCCAACGTTGATATCTTCCATACCAGAGATGGCAATCAAATCGCCAGCTTCAGCTTTTTGGATTTCTACGCGTTTAAGCCCCATGAAACCATGAATCTTAGTAACGCGGAAGTTTTTAACTGAACCGTCAAGCTTCATTAATGCAACAGATTGTCCAACTTCGATAGTTCCGCGGAATACCCGGCCAATCCCGATACGACCTACATAGTCGCTGTAGTCAAGAAGCGCTACTTGGAATTGAAGTGGCTCATCTCTGTTATCGATTGGTGCTGGTACGTGTTCCAAGATTGCATCGTAAATAACCTGCATGTTTTCTTCTTGATCTGCAGGATCAGATGAAAGACTTGCAGTACCGTTCATGCCTGATGCGAAAATAACTGGGAATTCAAGTTGATCGTCATTTGCTTCCAGTTCAATGAACAATTCGATGACTTCGTCAACCACTTCTTCCGGACGAGCGAAATCGCGGTCAATTTTGTTTACTACAACGATTGGCTTCAAGTTTTGTTCCAATGCTTTTTTCAATACAAAACGCGTTTGTGGCATACAGCCTTCGTAAGCATCTACTACAAGCAAAACACCATCTACCATCTTCATGATACGTTCCACTTCTCCACCAAAATCGGCGTGTCCAGGAGTATCCAAAATGTTGATTTTAGCGTCTTTATATTGAATCGCAGTGTTTTTAGCAAGAATTGTAATTCCGCGTTCTCTTTCGATATCACCAGAGTCCATTGCACGTTCATCAACGTGCTCGTTTGAACGGAAAGTTCCGGATTGCTGTAGAAGCTGATCCACTAATGTTGTTTTACCGTGGTCAACGTGGGCGATAATAGCAATGTTTCTTAAGTCGTTACGTAAGTTAGTCATACTTTCACTCCAATATTCTTTTTTCATGTCTATAACTGTGTTAGTATAGCACATATAGGTGGAAAACCCTACAATTTTATTTCAAGCCCAGCGACAGGAGGGAAAACGAATGAAAAAAATAAAATGGATCTTCGTCTTATATTCACTTGCAGCAATTTTATCAATGGTCGGGATCGGAGCGGCGGTAGGACTTCGCAGCATACCCGGGGTTCTGTTCGCTATATTGGTTTTGTGCGCAGTCATGGGATTAGGTTTTAAAAAGAAAAAAGAAATGCGTGAAGCTGGATTATTATAAATAACAAAAAGGGCGCTGGATATCCAGCGCCCTTTTTGTTATTTCAGATGGATATATTCATTTAAAATTTTCGAATGAACTGAAGGATTGGCTGCGATAAACGTATCC includes these proteins:
- a CDS encoding DUF1507 family protein; this translates as MEHTEEQTYQLKALELLKADAEKIEQLIKVQMDNLTLPSCPLYEEVLDTQMFGLSREIDFAVKLGLIERETGKNLIDTLEKKLSLLLEAYTNK
- a CDS encoding YlaI family protein — encoded protein: MRVQCVICDKIEELNDDTLQAKRLRNRPIHTHMCDACHDRISERTKERLATGSFRFYRSSRRIEDDF
- a CDS encoding FtsW/RodA/SpoVE family cell cycle protein, whose translation is MRQYIKRYAKHFDYPLFFTYIALSLFGLVMIYSASMAWAVNVYGWEANHFYKQQLVNLSLAFPIFAISALFPYKHFSRKGMMKLILAVIFIGLVLVHIIGYAGGGAKSWIDLGFASIQPSEVAKVGIILYLAGVFANKNKKGMINNFNESIAPPVVVLTLVLFLVFLEPDLGSMLIIGAVGLCVMLASGIRFKLYLKLASIVVAGAALFILPMIIFAQDQIFTEKRLGRLDAFFNPFQDELGFGMQIVNGYLAIGSGGLSGLGLGQSIQKLGYLPEPHTDFIMSVIAEELGVFGVAFVLVGLAFIVLRGLSIAMTTKDPLARMLAAGVASMIGIQTFVNLGGLTGLIPLTGVTLPFISYGGTSIILLSLAMGVLMNVSMFHKAEKLKK
- a CDS encoding YlaH-like family protein, with the protein product MGDQAFVYDRMYPLARFLYETMPNFEIAGYALFAVIFLLSAFVYKLGFAKKLSIGKNAVIALFLLVGGLGLTFLALFLPVVEGLIIAALILILYKIRLWREKRENAASH
- the pyc gene encoding pyruvate carboxylase; translated protein: MKTINKILVANRGEIAIRVFRACTELNLRTVAIYSQEDSGSYHRFKADESYLVGKGKKPIDAYLDIEDIIRIAKDSDVDAVHPGYGFLSENVHFARRCEEEGIVFIGPTSRHLDMFGDKVKARTQAILAGIPVIPGTDGPVESLEEVVAFSEEAGFPLMIKASLGGGGRGMRIVRTREELASSYERAKSEAKAAFGSDEMYVEKFVEKPKHIEVQILGDTDGNVIHLYERDCSIQRRHQKVVEIAPSNSISDKLRNEICEAAVKLMKNIDYINAGTVEFLVANDEFYFIEVNPRIQVEHTITEMVTGIDIVHAQINIARGHTLHSKEINIPLQADIPLFGFAIQSRVTTEDPLNDFMPDAGKLMVYRSGGGFGVRLDAGNGFQGAVITPYYDSLLVKCSTWGVTFNEAAAKMDRNLQEFRIRGIKTNIPFLANVVRHENFLKGEFDTSFIDSTPELFIFPVRQDRGTKLLSYIGNVTVNGFPGIEKKKKPIFTHPRKPQVDLSAPAPSGTKQILDEHGVEGLTQWIHDQKEVLLTDTTFRDAHQSLLATRLRSYDMFEIAKETARLQSDLFSLEMWGGATFDVSYRFLKEDPWQRLIKLRKEIPNVLFQMLFRGANAVGYKNYPDNVIREFVRNSADAGIDVFRIFDSLNWIKGMEVAIDEVRQSGKVAEAAICYAGDILDPSRDKYTVDYYKKMAKELEASGAHILAIKDMAGLLKPEAAYRLISELKDTTSLPIHLHTHDTSGNGIYLYAKAIEAGVDIVDTALGSMSGLTSQPSANSLYYAMSGSDRKVRTDINALEQISHYWEDVRKYYSDFESGMNSPHSEIYVHEMPGGQYSNLQQQAKGVGLGMRWEEVKSMYSRVNLLFGDVVKVTPSSKVVGDMALFMVQNDLDEYTVLTKGRTIDFPESVIEFFEGYIGQPYGGFPKELQEVVLKDRQPITVRPGELLEPADFDAIKRTLFDQLERPVTSQEVLAYALYPKVFEEYTTTYKQFGNVSVLDTLTFLYGMRLGEEIEVEIEKGKTLMIKMVSIGEPQKDGKRTIYFELNGQSREVNIQDMTVETDVTAKQKADPTNETHIAATMPGTVLKVVAEKGAKVDRGDHLLVTEAMKMETTVQAPFDGTIKEIYVNAGDGISTGDLLIEMDRH
- a CDS encoding peptidyl-prolyl cis-trans isomerase — protein: MEFIIPFKGEVKYKITLDPTVWIFDDRKIDLETYFVETRVERDELEEYKRGMGEHWSREIMEGATVPPTLNSEKTYNRKEKNEMMVGTFGMIFKPFLENAEPTQQASQVVIETSNGEQAFTLAEAKELIFKFSQEGKPLKDDGPVHVLLPDGSNQHNPITDIIAIRVE